Proteins encoded within one genomic window of Spirochaeta isovalerica:
- a CDS encoding galactokinase yields MKNKDVLSQLEKDNLKEILHELYGEDAYVYQKKRYMSLVEKFTSRFGHNDIRIISSPGRTELGGNHTDHNHGKVLAASIQLDSLAVVAPNHSGTVTVWSEGFSGPFSVEIDALEEEPKGERATSSLIRGILSVFKSKGLKIGGFDAFITSDVLIGSGLSSSASIEVLLGKILGVLFNDDSVNAVDLAIVGQKAENDFLHKPCGLMDQVACAYGGIVAIDFADPGRPIIESLHYSFEEEGYKLLVIDTGGDHADLTDDYAAIPKEMKSVAESFGQDVCRGINQEDFFRRIPELSSRLGDRAVLRVLHFLMENDRVDRMVDSLKCNELDGYLDSVKASGDSSFKYLQNVFTSKYDTIQKVSLAIGLTEAFDGFHGAVRVHGGGFAGTVQVYIEKDKFERFRNYMEHFFGTKSVTPLKIRQKGAVCIL; encoded by the coding sequence ATGAAAAATAAAGACGTGCTGTCCCAGCTTGAAAAAGATAATCTGAAAGAAATCCTGCACGAACTTTACGGTGAGGATGCTTATGTCTACCAGAAAAAAAGATACATGAGTCTGGTCGAAAAATTTACCTCCCGGTTCGGTCATAACGATATCCGGATCATCAGCAGTCCCGGGCGGACGGAACTGGGTGGGAATCACACCGATCATAATCACGGAAAAGTTCTGGCTGCTTCAATACAGCTCGATTCTCTGGCCGTAGTCGCTCCCAATCACAGCGGTACGGTGACAGTCTGGTCCGAAGGATTTTCCGGACCATTTTCTGTAGAGATCGATGCTCTCGAAGAAGAGCCGAAAGGGGAAAGGGCGACAAGTTCTCTTATCAGGGGAATTTTATCAGTTTTTAAAAGCAAAGGGCTTAAAATCGGAGGGTTCGATGCTTTTATTACCAGTGATGTCCTTATCGGCTCAGGGTTGAGTTCTTCGGCTTCCATCGAAGTTCTTCTGGGGAAAATTCTCGGCGTTCTTTTTAATGACGATTCGGTAAATGCCGTTGATCTGGCCATTGTCGGGCAGAAAGCGGAAAATGATTTTCTTCATAAGCCATGCGGTCTGATGGATCAAGTGGCCTGTGCATATGGGGGAATCGTTGCCATCGACTTTGCTGACCCCGGAAGGCCGATTATCGAATCCCTTCATTATTCGTTTGAGGAAGAAGGATACAAGCTGCTGGTTATAGATACCGGTGGAGATCATGCTGATCTGACCGATGATTATGCGGCTATTCCGAAGGAAATGAAAAGCGTGGCAGAATCTTTCGGCCAGGACGTCTGCCGCGGAATAAATCAGGAAGATTTTTTCAGAAGAATCCCCGAACTTTCATCCCGGCTGGGAGATCGTGCAGTATTGAGAGTGCTCCATTTCCTCATGGAAAATGACCGTGTGGATCGGATGGTGGACAGTCTGAAGTGCAATGAACTCGATGGATATCTGGATTCTGTAAAAGCATCAGGTGATTCTTCTTTCAAGTACTTGCAGAATGTCTTCACATCTAAGTATGACACCATACAGAAAGTGTCTCTTGCCATAGGGCTTACAGAAGCATTTGATGGATTCCATGGCGCAGTAAGAGTCCATGGAGGCGGCTTTGCCGGTACTGTCCAGGTCTATATAGAAAAAGACAAGTTTGAGAGGTTCCGAAATTATATGGAGCATTTTTTCGGGACAAAATCGGTTACGCCTTTGAAAATCAGACAGAAAGGGGCTGTTTGTATATTATAA
- a CDS encoding UDP-glucose--hexose-1-phosphate uridylyltransferase: MFLQDKPHRRYNILTGEWIKVSPHRTKRPWQGQRENSSGEQRPRHDENCYLCPGNSRAGGVQTPDYSETYSFINDFAALLPNTEQNSVDSRFFKAESERGICKVICFSPRHDLTLPRMEEKDIVKVIQLWQKEYKELGSEDFINHVQIFENHGAAMGCSNPHPHGQIWADEHIPDLPAKELENQKSYYDENGTPMLIDYLNAELESRERLVIENDSFAVLVPFWAVWPYETMILPKKQIQSVSDLSAGQVADLAQIMKSLGIRYDNLFQTDFPYSMGLHQKPTDGKDHPWATFHMHYFPPLLRSAEVKKFMVGYEMMAMAQRDITAESSASILRELPSVHYREKN, translated from the coding sequence ATGTTTTTACAGGATAAACCGCATAGAAGATATAACATCTTAACCGGTGAGTGGATTAAGGTCTCACCCCACAGGACAAAGAGACCCTGGCAGGGACAACGGGAAAATTCCTCAGGAGAACAGCGGCCCCGCCATGATGAGAACTGTTATCTCTGTCCCGGGAACAGTCGGGCAGGAGGAGTGCAGACTCCCGACTACAGTGAAACTTATTCATTTATCAATGATTTTGCTGCTCTACTGCCGAATACAGAACAGAATTCAGTAGATTCCCGGTTTTTCAAAGCTGAAAGCGAAAGAGGAATATGCAAAGTAATCTGTTTTTCCCCCAGGCACGATCTGACACTTCCCCGCATGGAAGAGAAGGACATTGTGAAGGTCATTCAATTGTGGCAGAAGGAATACAAAGAACTGGGCTCTGAAGATTTCATCAATCATGTACAGATTTTTGAAAACCACGGAGCGGCAATGGGATGCTCCAATCCCCATCCTCATGGTCAGATCTGGGCTGATGAGCACATACCGGACCTCCCTGCAAAAGAACTGGAAAATCAGAAGAGCTATTATGATGAAAACGGTACTCCCATGCTGATTGACTACCTCAATGCTGAACTGGAATCCCGCGAAAGGCTTGTTATTGAGAACGACAGTTTTGCTGTTCTTGTGCCCTTCTGGGCAGTCTGGCCTTATGAGACAATGATTCTCCCTAAAAAGCAGATTCAATCGGTCTCGGATTTGTCTGCTGGACAAGTCGCCGATCTGGCTCAGATAATGAAATCTCTGGGTATACGTTATGATAACCTTTTTCAGACCGATTTCCCTTATTCCATGGGGCTCCACCAGAAACCGACTGATGGTAAAGACCATCCCTGGGCGACATTTCACATGCATTACTTTCCACCTCTTCTCAGAAGTGCAGAGGTGAAGAAATTTATGGTTGGATATGAAATGATGGCTATGGCTCAGCGCGATATTACTGCCGAATCAAGCGCATCCATTCTGCGGGAACTGCCTTCCGTTCACTATAGAGAGAAGAACTGA
- a CDS encoding LacI family DNA-binding transcriptional regulator, with product MKKKVDRDKVARLAGVSSATVSRVFNHPEKVSREKRETVLEAAEKLNYKPNLNAAILAKGIHGRILLLDNNKLLKYDRSNSYYYSWLYVDLLNQIRDVLKNTMYELIISNLEDLRTQESKDLKDFDGIICFDIDTMEDLDPVIKSGVPYVFGHHVRDMPLVERIYTDNYYGGYLQARFLKETGHERSIYITGLMDQLNAHKERFDGFREVYTDKNIHVINGIIGKDGGCASALSALDLIRSGEYRSIAVVNDLTAIGVYFELMNKGIRIPEDVSLIGYDNLPFTNLLPRRLSTIDIKIGQLYRQAAEQLLNIIEGKRSDLNRSYKPDLVRGRTVADRT from the coding sequence ATGAAAAAGAAAGTGGATCGCGATAAAGTTGCCCGTTTGGCCGGCGTCAGTTCAGCTACAGTTTCTCGCGTGTTCAACCACCCGGAAAAAGTCAGTCGGGAAAAACGGGAAACCGTTCTCGAAGCTGCTGAAAAGTTGAATTACAAACCCAATCTCAATGCTGCCATTCTGGCAAAAGGGATCCACGGCAGGATTCTGCTTCTTGATAACAACAAGCTGCTCAAATACGACAGAAGCAACAGTTATTATTATTCCTGGTTATACGTGGATCTTTTAAATCAGATACGCGATGTATTAAAAAACACCATGTACGAACTGATTATTTCAAATCTGGAAGACTTACGTACTCAGGAATCAAAAGATCTGAAAGATTTTGACGGTATTATCTGCTTCGATATCGATACGATGGAGGACCTTGATCCGGTTATCAAATCCGGAGTTCCCTATGTTTTCGGACACCATGTCAGGGATATGCCTCTGGTCGAAAGGATTTATACAGATAACTACTACGGAGGATATCTTCAAGCCCGTTTTTTAAAGGAAACCGGCCATGAAAGAAGTATCTACATTACAGGACTTATGGATCAGTTGAATGCCCATAAAGAACGTTTTGATGGCTTCCGGGAAGTTTATACAGATAAAAATATTCATGTTATCAATGGAATCATAGGGAAAGACGGCGGTTGCGCTAGTGCTTTATCGGCGTTGGATCTTATCAGATCAGGAGAATACCGATCGATTGCCGTTGTCAATGATCTGACGGCAATAGGCGTATATTTTGAACTGATGAACAAAGGGATCAGAATACCGGAAGATGTTTCACTGATAGGTTATGACAATCTGCCTTTTACGAATTTACTGCCAAGACGCCTGTCTACTATCGATATAAAAATTGGACAACTTTACAGACAGGCAGCGGAACAGCTACTGAACATAATAGAAGGCAAAAGATCCGATTTGAACAGAAGTTACAAACCGGATCTTGTACGAGGGAGAACGGTAGCCGACAGAACCTAG
- a CDS encoding META domain-containing protein, with product MKRFLLPFFVLLLIAAGCASTENSIENTRWYLVEIEGDRDIVQLNDKDPFIELDFESLKVGGNASCNNFFGDYSLESNNLSFGMIATTMMACPDETDQEHRFLQSLSRIDAYEIRNDLLYLLENGKPILVFEKR from the coding sequence TTGAAACGTTTCTTACTGCCATTTTTTGTTCTGCTTTTGATTGCAGCGGGTTGTGCATCAACCGAAAATTCAATTGAGAATACAAGATGGTATCTTGTTGAAATAGAGGGTGATAGGGATATTGTTCAGTTGAACGATAAAGACCCTTTTATCGAACTGGACTTTGAGTCATTGAAGGTCGGCGGAAATGCATCATGCAATAACTTTTTCGGTGATTATTCTTTAGAGAGTAATAATCTGTCATTCGGTATGATTGCGACTACAATGATGGCCTGTCCCGATGAGACTGACCAGGAGCACCGATTCCTTCAGTCACTATCGAGAATCGATGCCTATGAGATCAGGAATGATCTCTTATATCTTCTGGAAAACGGGAAGCCGATTCTTGTTTTTGAAAAGCGCTAG
- a CDS encoding response regulator gives MKTTSDFPSINERSPDGLSGTGQAYRVLIVDDSMFVTKQISQILSSEGFEIIGTAADGVEGVEKYKELYPNVDLVTMDITMPKMDGVTALEQIVEFDKDAKVVMVSALGKQDLVKKALLAGAKNYIVKPLDRKKVLERVVSVLN, from the coding sequence ATGAAAACTACGAGTGATTTTCCATCAATTAACGAGCGTTCGCCCGATGGACTCAGCGGCACAGGACAGGCTTACAGAGTTCTGATTGTCGATGATTCCATGTTCGTGACCAAACAGATTAGCCAGATCCTCAGTTCGGAAGGTTTTGAGATCATTGGTACAGCCGCAGACGGTGTCGAGGGTGTTGAAAAATACAAGGAACTCTATCCCAATGTGGACCTTGTGACAATGGATATCACAATGCCGAAAATGGATGGAGTTACAGCGCTCGAACAAATCGTTGAGTTTGACAAAGATGCAAAAGTCGTTATGGTCAGTGCTCTCGGAAAACAGGACCTTGTAAAAAAAGCTTTGCTTGCAGGGGCCAAAAACTATATCGTCAAACCTCTGGATAGAAAAAAAGTTCTGGAAAGAGTTGTCAGTGTACTCAATTAA